GGATGCTCTGGAAAGAAAGAGTTGCCTAGTAGGTCTTCTGCTCTGCAAGAAAACACTTTGTAGGGAGATGAACTGCTAGCAGGATGAAAGCTACTAAATAGGAATATTGTGCTTTCCAGGCTATAAGCATCTATAAAGCTGGCCCAGTGGTTTGGACTAATGACAAAATCTCAGATCCACGGGAGGTGAAGATTGCATGTGTTGCGGAGTCCCTTTTACCAGTTCTGGCCTCACTACGGGAGGTCAGCAAAACATTCTTGGAAATGCTGAGTATGGCTTAGGAGCTTGCTTCTGTTGCACAATTTCCATCTTAGCTGGGCAGACTTCATGTTACAGATGAAATATAGGCTGAAAGTACCTTGCCAtaagctctgctctgcaggcgAATTGTTGTGCCAGGGTGAACTTGGCCTGTGTTGCCAAAGCTGGTGCTTCCCTCCTGGACAGGAGGGAATTCTTATGTGCTGCTAGCTGGACCAAGGTGAGCCAGAGGCTTTTGCTTGAAATATGGGAACCCTGAATGCTGGCAGTATCCTTACCATAAATCCTTCTGTAGAGTGCTGTTTGACCACTTGAGAAAAGAGCGAAGCTGGGATCCCTCTGACAGGAGAGTAGAATGATCAGGGCAGCATGCTGCGCAGCCAGTGGCAGCAGGTGCTCTAGCCATAGAGCCTGCTTTCTGCTTGCTTGGAAAACTCTGCACTCAGTGAGGAATAGCATCTCATTGGGACTAAACTAAGCTGCTGCGTTGCTTAGATCAAAGATTAAGAGGGAATAATCAACTCATTGCCCCACTGGAATTCTACAGTccaaaaaatcacagatttggGAGAGTTTTCTATAGTGTAAGTAGCAATGTGAAGACTGCATACAAGAAACCTGCTTCAGTTTTCCTGGTTATGTGTTACTTGGACAACTTGAGGACTATTTCAGCTAAATGCCAGAGAAATAATAGCAGTTCTGTCCTAAAGGCTGCAAAATCAAAGCTTCTCATCTACTGTGTTCACCCTTTGTTGCATGCATGTGGTGTACTTTGATGTATCTTTAGTATCTTGATTAAGGAGAATCTAAAGCTACTTGTGCTGAATATGACTGAAGTGCAGTTCTAGGAAGTAATATTTCTAATGTGTGTTGGCCACTTACCCTGAAAGGCTGCTGGTTAACTCTGGGGTGTTGAAACAAGGCACTCTAGAACTGAAAGTTCTCTAGAAACTGCCAGAAAATGTCATGATCTTCTAGTGGCCTCTAGAGAGCACTTAAACTGGTTTAATTAgcctactcttttttttttttttttttttttaaatagaagctGGGTAGTGGCAGATGTAATTACTTCTGACGTTATATTTGTGGCTGTGGGTTGAGTGACAGCAAGGAGGTGATCAGCAAgaagggagctggctgcagctgacaATTGGTAGAAGGTTCTGTGAAGTACAAGCTCTTGTTGAAGGGTTACTTGCTCCTTGTGGGAGCCAAGTTATGTTAGAAACCCATGGATTAATCAGACATTGAGAATGAATATGGGTTCTTATTTCACAAACGGTCAGATGTTGTACACAGTTGCTTGTGCTGGCAGATTCTTTTGTTAGAATGGAGAAGTGACACAGTCATGCAAAATTGATGCAAAATTGCAAAGAATGTGATTCTAAAAGCTGCAGCTTGGGACATGTGCCAGAACCAGGCTTCTGTGGCTGAGGACGTTTCCTTCCACTGGGAGCTTGCAAGTATGAAGAAGTGCTTGTGCTGAGTGTGGCCTGATCAGAAACTTGTTTGTCAAGTTGAAGCCCGAGTAGATGATGATCAGCACTGGATTGTACTTAAGTGGtccaacatttttctttcagcaataGAATAACTGCTGTGAAATTCTGCCTGGATTGGTCAGTAATATTCTCTCTGCTATCTTTTCAGTGTTGAGATTGGGTGACTTATCACAGTGTCCTTATTGGTACCATAATGTCTGTGTGTCCTGAAGCTTAAAGCAGTCAATGTGATGATTATCTCTTTTTCTGGAGAGCTATGTGTGATGTCCTGCATCACACTTGATTTCCAACTTAACTTAAGTTGGAGTTATGGTGGATAGTATCTTTACTGAACAGGGACCAGCTTTCCGTGAGTCCTCATGAAGTCCTGGGGTCCCAGTATAAGTTGGTGAAGAGGCATGAGACTGGAAGCTGAAGGCATCAGTACTATAAAAGCTGGTGTAGTTGTTGCAAACTATAAAATTCTAAAATCTTccagggaaagggaaatgatGGGTGAAAGTAGGGATGCTATGCTCTGCTAGTTGGAGTGTGTTCAGGTTTCCAACCCAattctgctgcttccctgcGGTGCTGCTCCAGGAGCCGCCATCCttagcagctctctgctgtaaGCGAGACATGCTCTCAccagctgctgagctctggTCATATCCCCCTGGCACTGAGCATGTGAGGGAGGACAGGCTACATTCTGGTTGCTGGGATGGGAAACCTTTTGCCCACTGTAGGCAGGAAGCAATGATGTCCTAGTGGTGAAATGCTTCCTGGTGGAGAAGAGCTGTCAGGCACTGCAGGCTGGGGAGCTCAGCTGGGGTGGTTTCCCAGGAAGACCTTGGGCTGGATGCCTGATACTGTAAAGGAACAAGCCTTGGGGCCCGGAGATAAAAGAAGGTTCTGCACAGCCTGCCTATGGCTGTAAGCAAGTTTTTTCTCATTATGAGTACATCATGAAAGATGTACTGCTAGTGCTACCGGGGCAGGTAATTGTGTTGATATCAAGGGTTAGTGTGGAGCATCTGCTCTGGGTGCTCATTGGGTTAGTACTGTGTAGAGCTGATAAGTTTTGGGGGGtggaggggtggggagggaagagCTCCTTGATTCCAGTTCAGTGGAGAAGTGCTACAGGGAAACAGTGCTCTGCACAAAGCTGGGCAGTGTGAATGCTCTCTTTGTAGTGTGAGCCTTTCTGCCATGATTGTGTAATCTGAAAGGTCTCTGGCCTGGAGTTAGGAGCAACAGTGACCTTCACAGGGCTCAAATAGACTGGTGGCTTTCTGATCCTCAGTTTCATATTACTGGAAGACCTGATGCTAAGACTCCGGGTAGGGTTGATAATCCTGTGCTGTTCTGCAACAATGAAATGCTTTATGTTTCAGCCTGCAGTGATCTTTATGCATAGGCTAGGTCATCATGTGTTTAGGGCGGGGCcgagatttttttcagtaagtagTTCTTGATTCTTCTGGTTTTTGGACCCACCTGTTATGGGCCGTGTGTCTGTACATACTGCTCTGAGGTGCACTGCTGATGACTTCCAGTTGCTCTTTGTAAATGAGGCCCTCCTGGGGCACTAAGCTCCACTTAAGTAGCATTTCTGGGGAGTGCTGAAGCTGTAAGTTGCAGGTTCTTGCCAAATTGTTTTAATCTGACAAAAAAGTACTGTCTCGTGTCCATACTTCCATCCCTACCTCCGGTGCAGGCAACTACTAGGCGTGGAGAGCTGAGGACAGCATCTAATCACAGGTTACTTCCTCTGCGGCACTTAGTAAGAAAGCCCCCAAATTCAGGACTGGCTGGTTTGTGTAACCTTTCCTGTAGTTTAGCTGAGAGGAGGCAGTTTCCTTTAGCTTATCATACTTTTCACAGACTCAGCAGTTTGTATTGTTAGCTCTGCTGATCCTGTTTGGACAGTGGAGATAAGTAAGCAGGATGCAAAACACAGTAAGAGGGACTGCATCTCGCTGCTTTGGCTGCTGGTGTTATCTGGCATCGTAGCAGCTGGGAAATGCTGAAAGTTGCCTTTCATTCAGGTGGCAACAAACTGCAAACTCTGCTCCCTGTGAAACTATTCCCTGAATGGTGGCCTTCTACCTAGCCTTCCTCTGGTGCTTGAGTGGAGTGGTGCAGCTGCTGTTGGTGACCTCTGAACCGCAGCTCTGTGTTGTGCTGCTTCATCTGTGCCTTCCTAGGGAGAACTGCGTACCTGCAGGGAAATGTGATGAGCAGCCTCACTTGGTGGCTGGGGTCCCCATGGTGCCAGGAGTCTCATACATTCAGAGCTGAGCAGTGTCTGGGCTGCTAGGGCTGCCCTTACAGGGTATGCTCTGTGAGCACAGTGTCTGGGGTATCCCTCTTTTAGGTGTGGGGGCATGAGCGTATATGCTAACAGTAACTATTAGTGATAGCTGGAGTCtatccagcagcagcctggctaGGGGCAGATACATGCAAGCCTGGCAGCTGTGCCCTTTGCAGGCTAGCAGGGAGACTTGCTGTCTGGCAGGTCTGGATTGCAGTTCACAGGTGGCCAGATGAAGGGGAGGGAGGTTTCCAAAGCTCTTGGAAGTTAAGCTTTCACCTTAAAAAGGACAACCTCTCATCAGCTCTTATGCAGCTTTACAGAAGCTTAAAGCAGCATTCAAGCAATCCATAGTATGATGGCCTTGCTCTGATGCTATTTCCTTATGGGTTCAGTGCTGGACCTTGTGGTTAGCAGGTGGTATGTGCAGGCTCCTGGCTTCTGTTAACCAATATGCTGCAGGGTGGTGAAACAGCATTGCCTTGGCCTATCTCTTGAGCTGTCTTTCTTGGGAATGCAGTCAAAATCATCTCTAAAGGATAGCTTCAGGATTTGGCCCAGCTCTGACAGTTGTTCTTCAGCAAACTTCCTGTGTTGTGACCTTGATCAGCAGTTTCTCCCTTATGCAGGAAATAAGAATGATTTGTTAGACTGCAGTGCTGAGGGAAGAGCCTTTTACGAGACAAGATTTGTAATGCAAGAACCACCGTAATGTAGGCTGGGGCTCTTGCAGGCTTCTAGAATAGATGTCTGAAACTGGCGATAACTTGTGTTCAGTAGCTTGTATTTCTTGATATCTAGATAGTTGCATCTCCTTGATGTAGAAACTGGATGCGTGTACCTATAATCGGCAGTTATCTGTGCTAGATATGCCTAAAATCTTCTGCTTCTTGCTGAGGTCATGTAGCTGTCTGAGGCTGTTTGCCCTGAATGTTTGGGTACAAGCAGTGTAGTACAACTAGTTGAAGGAAGCTCAATTCATAAACCAGAGGGAGAAAATGACTACAGCTTGTGCTCAAAAGCAGTAAGGTTCAGCATAACCTGGCCACTTCTCTGGCATCCCAGAGCATGGTGATGATTGCCACAGCCTCATCTGCAGGGAGTCCAAAAGCATTGTCCTCATAAGGAATATCTGCAGGGCTGTAACTTGTGGAACTCTGAGCTCCTTCACCACTTATATCCTTGACTGAGAAGGCTATTCCACTGCTCTAGAAAAAGTAGGTGCAGTTGAAATGAGATTCTGGACTCAAGGGGCTGGAAACGGGAAATGTCTCCTGCTAAGGAAGGCACTGGATCTGTTTAAAGCCCTTGTCTGAATCACTGGGAGGGCAAGTCTGGTCTTTGTTGAACATGATAGGCTCTGTGATCTCCTGTAAAGGGTTTATTTGGAGCTCGTCCACAAAGCATGCTCAGAAACCTCTTCATGGCTGTTCCAAGTAGAAGCCTAAAATGTTGCCAGGCAAAGACTGTCTAGGAAAGTTATGTTTTGAATTCAGGAGACGTAGAGTCTTGTAGTTAAAAGTATAAATAGCTTTCATAAAGCGAAGCTCAGGTATCTCTGAGACCAGTTCTCATTCTGGCTCACCAGGGCATTCTTTAAACAGCATGTGTGCATTCTAGCAGCTATTAACTTGATGCCaggtattttgaaaataagattaTACAGATGCAGTGTTAGTGCCCCGCTATTCTTGGGTTTTGGTCCAGTTCTTGGCAAACACTTGGATCTTAGACTCATGGGAGTCTAAGGAGGTTTTACGCATCTGGTCCATTTTTCCCCAGGGGCAAAGAAATCTTCACGGCTATTAGAACAGTTAGTGGAGATGCCACTGTGGAACTTAACTTCATGTGTGGTAGTTATGGAAAATCAGAGTGACTGCAGTGACCAATCTGGGCTTGGGAAGGAAGCACCCAGTTTTTGCCTACGGGTTGCCCTTTATGGTAGATAAAAATCAAATCTTGTGCAAGACTGGAGCAGCTGTCTGATGTAAGGATAAGGAAACAGGTCGCTAGGCACTTAAGAGCTGTTCTTCCTAATATTGTTGAAGTACAGAATAATGAGGAGGACTATTAGTGTTGTTACTCTCTTCAAAATGATTTAACAGACTTTGGCTTGATGTGCTTAGTAAATAAGCTGGAGAAGTGCTGAGGTGAAGATGCTTCTTTCTAGGAATATTTCACTAATACTCTTAGTGTGTTCCCTAGCAATTGGGTCTGTAGACTTTTAAGTAACACCCTTCTTATTTTATGTACTTGGAAGGGAGGGTTGTGTCAAGGCTGCCATGTACCTCTGTGTGTACTGCTCCTTGAGGCAGCAGTCTGCTGCGATGTGGTTCTTGTTGACAATGCTGATGACCAGTTTAGCTTCACTAAGCCTACTTGATGCTTAACCAGAACTTGTTTTGTGAATTCTGTTGTAGCTGAGGTCTGTATCTGTAGACCTGAATGTtgatccttctctccaaattgatATACCTGATGCCCTGAGTGAAAAGGACAGAGTGAAGTTCACGGTACATACTAAGGTAAGATAATGGGTTAGAAGGTGGTCTTTGTAAATATGATGCAAGTAATCTGTGTATTTGCAATATGCATACCTGCAAACATTAGTTTGGCAATGAGGGAAATCTAATTAAATGGAGCTTTTCCAGTTAAAGTTGGCCTGAGGGTATAAAGACAAACTTCTACACTTCTTAAGACTTGAACACTCCCTTTAGAGGCAAGGTAACTGATACACTAGGTTGgctttactttattttaaaaaaaaaaaaaaaaagtagcttgaGAGTAGGAAGGCTGGGGGGTTGGGGGAAAGCAGCTACTGTGAGAtgccacaaaataaaatgtattaatgcTGTTATACAGCAGTGccttttcttcaaataatgTCCTTAGTAAGGCTCTCATTTGAGTGCCAGCTCAGCTAAAAGGGAGTAGGCGAGGCTCTTACTAGGAAAAATAGCTTCCTTTGAAAATAGGCAGAACTGTTTCTAAAAGCACTCATTTACAAAACAGCAGAGCTTCCTTATCTTCTCTTCCAGACTACACTGCCAGCTTTTCAAAGTCCCGAGTTTTCAGTTACAAGGCAGCATGAAGATTTTGTGTGGCTGCATGACACACTCAGTGAAACTGAGGAGTATGCAGGACTCATTGTAAGTAGTTCCTGAAAATGTGATTCTAAATAGAATACTGTGGTAATTTAATGTGGAAAGTAATAAAGACATGAGGTCTGCTTTACCATTGCTGCTGGTGTTCCATGACTTGGATGTTCCTTatactttcttctgctttactCACTCGTGTGGTACAGCTCTACTGTTAACTTTGGCTGGTAGCAGCAAAACAGCCACATCTCCTACTCCGCAGTGGGGCTAATATCTGCCTGAAGGTGACACAGTAGGCTGATCTATTAAGTAGTCTGTCTTGTCTTAGGATTATTCAACTgccacagcaggcagctggctATGGAGTGGATAGTAGAGAGATTTTCTCTTGCTTGGCTTCAAAGGGCAGGAgtagcacagagctgggaggggcAATTTGAAACTTAGACATTGGCGTGCTTCTGAGTCTCCTGGTTGCTGAGCCTTGCTGGCTTGACGTGACTGTACAAAAATGCCACCTTCTACAGAGTGCTACAATGAACTCTGTAAAGCTTAAGATTGTTGCCATCTATCACTAACTAATTGTTCCTTTGCTAGATACCTCCAGCACCTTCAAAGCCTGACTTTGATGGTCCCAGAGAGAAGATGCAGAAACTAGGGGAAGGAGAAGTATCTATGACAAAAGAGGAGTTTGCCAAAATGAAGCAAGAGCTGGAAGCGTAAGTAGAGTGAGTCTGCTGCTACAGGCTGAATGTAAAGCCTTCTGGGAGAGCAATATATTTAGTGCTAACTGATGTTGAAGGTGCTGCTGCCTGATATTCTGTAAAGTCTTGGAATTAGGGAGTTGATAAAGCTTCTCTCAAATGGGAAAACTTCCTAGTTAGAGACTGAAAATAGCTTCTCAGTCACTAGCTAGCTATTTCAGAAgcacactgaatatttttactGGAAAACTGGAAGCAATTCTTTGTACACTGAAGTTGTAGATGAatctcagtcttttttctttcagtgaataCCTTGCTGTCTTCAAGAAGACTGTATCATCACATGAAATCTTCCTTCAGCGGATTTCTTCTCATCCTGTGCTCAGCAAAGATCacaatttttgtgttttcttggaGTATGACCAGGATGTAAGACACTTTCTACTTCCTATGGGAGGCAGGGCGTTACAAGTGCTGTCACTCTTCTGTGTGGTTAGAATGTTATATAAATCTATACACAGTGTCAGCAAGGAGATGTTGCCAGTAGTAGTTCTGTGAAATGATTAAAAGATGAAGGCCTGTCTTTAGGTCACTTTGCTGCAAATCTCATAGCATTTCTTAACTGTATTCAAGTTAGTTAGGAAGCCAACTTGATGTGTCCTTGGATCTTAGGAACAAATGCTGTGCAGATGTGCTTCTGCTGTCTCTTTCATGGTccttaaaatgaagaatattgGTGTGCTGAAGTTACTACTGCATCCATTTTGTAGGTCATAAGTGGTGGATGCTGATTGATGTTACCTGTTGAGAAAATGAGCTGTTCCTGGGAATCACAAAAATCTGTGGTGTGGAACAGTTGAACTTCTAGTAAAGCTATCTGTTACCTGTTCTACCTTTTATAGAACTTACTGGGGTGTTAAGAAGAGCTTGTAAATCAGGCTGCTCTATCATACATTTGACATAAGCGATGTTATTATTCTGTAAACATTAAAATAGTCATCTTCTCCCTGCATCCATCCTGGATTACTTTGAAGCTGTCTTGGCCTCTCTTCTAGCTGAGTGTTCggaggaaaaacacaaaagagatGCTTGGTTTCCTTCTAAAAAGTGTGGTAAAGAGTGCAGATGAAATCCTCCTGTCTGGAGTCAAGGTAAGGTAGTTGGTTTACCTCCTGtttgtcttatttttgtttgcttcttatTTCTTAAGGGACATTAGCTATCTGCTTTAGACATAATGTATGTGATGCTTAGAGTTGCTACTGCTAACCTTACTGCTGTCTCAAGGTGCGCAGAGTAACCTATATTAATTTTgacttctttattaaaaaagacaCAAATTGTAGACTGCTTTAAAGACTTGAGTGTATTTCAAGAACCTTATGTGCAAGAGTTGTTCTAACACCTGATCCTGTTGGGACAGAGGGAATCTTACCTTCAGCAAATGCGCTTTCCTCTACTTCAGAGGTCTGAATAAACATAACTTATGGTTTCTGCTTGTACTGGTTAAAATCAAATACCAAAGACTCCTGTAAGTGGttcaacttcagtttttctacCTTGTTGCCTTGGTAGTTCTTTCAAATAGACTTGCTATCCTAGATACAGTGTCATGAAGCTAGTGTTACAGTGCATATGTTTTGTATGGATTTGAAATAAGCTTGTAAACTGTTCAATATTTGGCTACTGTGCTGTTGAAGGCCTGAGAAATTAAATTCCAACAGCTGTTAGCCTTGAGGGCTCTCTGGTTACTTCAGACAGCCTGCAGGGCTGAATAGTTTTGTGTCAAATCCATCTTTGCTtcaatgtgtttttaaaacaaaacaaaaaacagccttGTCAAATAACTTAGAAATTCTTGGGGTCTTTTCTTGAACTCTACTTTTCAATAGAGATTGACAGGCATAACACTCACGTAGCTAATGATGTTTGTTTAGACCCTTCCCTAAATAGGAAAGTGCCTGTGCTCTGTGGTAAAATAACTTAACAGGTTATACTCTTTTTCAGGAAGTAGATGACTTTTTTGAGCAAGAGAAGACTTTCCTTGTAAACTACCACAACAGAATCAAGGATGCATGTGCAAAAGCAGATAAGATGACAAGATCTCGTAAAAGTGAATCTTTTCAAAGACCTTTCTAAAGACCTGCAGTCTCACTGGATTTAGTGATTTCTGTAGCCTGAAAACTTTCTCTTGTTCTTGCAGATATTGCAGATGACTATATTTATACTTCAGCTTGCTTGAACAGCCTGGCATTAGAAGAACCTACAGTTATCAAAAAGTAAGCAGTGCTGATTGTTCATAAACATTCTGAGTGTGGGTATTCTAAGTTTTCAGAAAATCCAGGGGAGTGAGTCATAGCTAGTTTCAGTTTTTTGAATTGCACACAAATGGCATTGAAACTTCTTCCTCTGCACCTGGTGCATCAGAGGAAAGAGTATCAATTGCATTCAGTTGCTTACTGAACTGATCTCTTGCTACTTGTGCGGTAGAGCTGAATTGTACTGCTCAAAGGTTCTTCAATACAGAAGCTTTGAATTTTATTCATGTCGCAAACTCAGAGAACAGGGGAGAAGTTACACACCTGTATTCTAATGtattaaatacatttacagCTTACACTAGGACCTCTGAAGTTCCAAAATAGTAGGTTTTCTTCACCCTGTGGAGGCCTAGTCATTCTAAGATTAAATTCATCTTGATAACAATTTACTGGAGCTTTGTTAATATAGtttacagctggaaaacagaacaaaactgtCTGTCATTCTTGGAGAGTAGCAGTGGGAAATTCTCTACAAGATTGTTAATGTCACTTGTTTGTTGTTACTTTAAATGGTGTCCAATTGCTCAACTCTAGTGATATGTTaagaaaaaatccattaaacCTTGTATTAAACCTTTTGTGCATGTTTCTACCTAGACCTTTTTTGAATCCCTTGTCTACATCTGTATCTAATGcttatgcattttcttccctgaggTACTTGTTGAAAGTTGCTGAGCTCTTTGAGAAACTCAGGGTAAGAGAagctttgggaaaaataaaaataacaaagaaaaaaaaaatctaagtctGGATGACACTGTCATGTTACATGCAGATTCTATAATCTCTCCTGCAGAAGGTGGAGAGTAGAGTTTCATCTGATGAAGACTTAAAGCTCTCTGAACTGTTGAGATACTACATGCTCAATATAGACGCTGCTAAGGtgagaactgttttctttttgaagcttATTTTTATGGGAATTGTGACtcagttttctttgtgctttaagACAGGAAGGTGGACCCTTGTCTCACTTAAGAAACCTGGCACTTCTGTCTGACAGCAGAATATATAAACTATGTATGCAACCGCTGACTAGTCCAGTTATGGAAGGGTTAAGATCTCTGACCAGTTTCTTTGGCATGTAGAGGTAAAGAACtcaggatcacagaattgtaggagttggaagggacatctagAGATTGTTTTAGCAGGTGGGTTGGACTCAGGTTCCCTATCATACATTGCACAGGTAAGTGTCCAGGcaagtcttgaatatctccagaggaggagactccacaacctctctaggcagccaGCTTCAGTGCTTTGTCACTCTCCCAGTAAAGAAGCTctatgggagatgctccaggcccttaataATCTTTGTCACCGTCCACTGGACTCATTTTAGCAGATCCCTGactttttttgaactgaggagccgaggattggacacagtactcacATGTGACCTCACTAGggtagagtagagggggaggagaacCTCCTTCCATTTGCTGGCCACgttcttttttaatgtactttagGATACCACTTCTTTAGCCACGACTCATTGGATTCCTGTGAGTTAGAACCAATTGAGTTTCAGTTTCCAGCATTCTGAAACTTCCAGTATTTATAACCCATTAAAAATGCTGATGACAAAAATCCTTAAGTAAATCCCAAGTACTGAAGCCCTTTCACATAGATAGGTGGTAAACATGTGACAGCTACTGGAGTCTGGACTTCCAACAGTCTTGGTAGATTGATGCAACTGCAAAACACTTGCCAGCAAGACTTTTCTATCAAATACTTGACTTGGCAGGGGTGTGAAGTTGCTGAGAAATGGAATGTAGGTATAGTGACAGGCATCTTCTTCCAGTATAGCATCTCTGATCTCATGTACCCTGGGGTATTCAGTACAAGCTCCATCTGTGTGATGTTCCAC
The sequence above is drawn from the Numida meleagris isolate 19003 breed g44 Domestic line chromosome 3, NumMel1.0, whole genome shotgun sequence genome and encodes:
- the SNX5 gene encoding sorting nexin-5 isoform X2; translation: MSKPKLRSVSVDLNVDPSLQIDIPDALSEKDRVKFTVHTKTTLPAFQSPEFSVTRQHEDFVWLHDTLSETEEYAGLIIPPAPSKPDFDGPREKMQKLGEGEVSMTKEEFAKMKQELEAEYLAVFKKTVSSHEIFLQRISSHPVLSKDHNFCVFLEYDQDLSVRRKNTKEMLGFLLKSVVKSADEILLSGVKEVDDFFEQEKTFLVNYHNRIKDACAKADKMTRSRKNIADDYIYTSACLNSLALEEPTVIKKYLLKVAELFEKLRKVESRVSSDEDLKLSELLRYYMLNIDAAKDLLYRRARALVGYENSNKALDKARLKSKDVNLAEAHQQDCYQKFEKISESAKQELISFKQKRITAFRKNLIEMAELEIKHAKNNISLLQSCIDLFKN
- the SNX5 gene encoding sorting nexin-5 isoform X1, translating into MALLRDGAQSKLRSVSVDLNVDPSLQIDIPDALSEKDRVKFTVHTKTTLPAFQSPEFSVTRQHEDFVWLHDTLSETEEYAGLIIPPAPSKPDFDGPREKMQKLGEGEVSMTKEEFAKMKQELEAEYLAVFKKTVSSHEIFLQRISSHPVLSKDHNFCVFLEYDQDLSVRRKNTKEMLGFLLKSVVKSADEILLSGVKEVDDFFEQEKTFLVNYHNRIKDACAKADKMTRSRKNIADDYIYTSACLNSLALEEPTVIKKYLLKVAELFEKLRKVESRVSSDEDLKLSELLRYYMLNIDAAKDLLYRRARALVGYENSNKALDKARLKSKDVNLAEAHQQDCYQKFEKISESAKQELISFKQKRITAFRKNLIEMAELEIKHAKNNISLLQSCIDLFKN